A DNA window from Helianthus annuus cultivar XRQ/B chromosome 15, HanXRQr2.0-SUNRISE, whole genome shotgun sequence contains the following coding sequences:
- the LOC110914265 gene encoding uncharacterized protein LOC110914265 gives MLKVIGYSIDEVFNYFVKDPNVCLDFGLRHFSDDDDELDYVYDQLRKGCKLVDLYVEIGDSRIKDSTAMSLALLDNVGEDNVVEGESESSEAVSEGESQSSDKENSDEEDPDYTFDQEPDNPVFDYEVDMTQFKACVDFDPDEVNETIKDARNENTKEELRQEDITCDHEDFSDKDDNCTLLDKVAKKVRKKRKNTGNVSDSYLPFSIGQLIADKKQLNDMVKTYVVKSRRQIYILKNDKLRFRVICLGTNPTLGSGEGQNSKFRGLGLKQDKRHLKPTCPWAVQISRRTEKESWCVKTITSQHHCLQTREVGLYTMSQIANEIQPIIESNPDMPLPAIHDMLVKNHQVTVSIQKVFRAKRIATTRIIGDCREQYGILRSYCEALLRANPGSTIKIDCEPCANPCLPTRRQFKRCYVCFASIMRGFKMCGREILGLDGCFMKGPFPGQILTAVGVEGNNGIYPVAYALVEAETFKSWEWFLELLKDDLGLADSTNFTFISDRQKGLLPALSKVFPDSEHRFCLRHIHQNLKKDWPSDVYKNLLYGVVCKTSMPYFEKAMEEMKIAEPGFHEKLSNIPASSWSKAHFLGRAKCDILLNNICEVFNRQLIGARDKPVITCLEFIRVYMTKRIVNVKKIQAKAHGPLTPHAQEVFNKIKEEASQLNVLMVDAVQYQVNSSRSRCVVNMKNRTCTCRKWDLTSMPCKHAVAAINDMARNDIRIGVPEELVDEVYWLSTWKEVYENVINPIPGPENWIPSQCPTKLLPPKHHKQVGRPQKKRKKSVGEAEVEAHFDSEGKMTKKGNTTKCSKCGNLGHNSRTCKGQGGENVVHAPSEDQVAGGENKTRKGKCSKCGTLGHNSRTCKGQGGENVQESQTATQGAPTSSEA, from the exons ATGCTGAAAGTTATAGGTTACTCTATAGATGAAGTGTTCAATTATTTTGTTAAAGATCCTAATGTGTGTTTGGATTTTGGTCTTAGACActttagtgatgatgatgatgagttagATTATGTGTATGACCAACTTAGAAAAGGATGCAAGTTAGTAGATTTGTATGTTGAAATAGGAGACTCTAGAATCAAGGATTCAACTGCAATGAGCCTGGCTTTACTAGATAATGTGGGTGAAGATAATGTGGTTGAGGGTGAGTCAGAAAGTAGCGAGGCAGTTTCTGAGGGTGAGTCACAAAGTAGTGATAAAGAGAACAGTGATGAAGAAGATCCAGATTACACATTTGATCAGGAACCAGATAATCCAGTGTTTGATTATGAAGTAGATATGACTCAGTTCAAGGCATGTGTTGACTTTGATCCTGATGAAGTCAATGAGACAATTAAGGATGCTAGAAATGAGAATACTAAAGAAGAACTTAGGCAGGAAGATATAACTTGTGATCATGAGGATTTTAGTGATAAAGATGATAACTGTACACTGCTGGACAAGGTTGCCAAGAAGGTAAGGAAGAAGAGAAAAAATACTGGTAATGTTAGTGACTCATACCTCCCATTTTCAATTGGTCAATTAATAGCAGATAAAAAACAATTGAATGACATGGTTAAGACATATGTTGTTAAGAGTAGAAggcaaatttatatattaaaaaatgataagTTGAGGTTCAGAGTTATTTGTCTTGGGACTAATCCTACTTTGGGTTCTGGTGAGGGGCAGAATAGTAAATTTAGAGGGCTAGGGTTAAAACAAGATAAAAGGCACTTGAAGCCCACTTGTCCTTGGGCGGTTCAGATCTCTAGGAGAACTGAAAAGGAATCTTGGTGTGTGAAAACAATTACCTCACAACATCATTGCCTCCAAACAAGAGAAGTGGGCCTGTACACCATGTCTCAGATAGCAAATGAGATCCAACCCATAATCGAGTCAAACCCTGACATGCCTTTGCCAGCCATACATGATATGCTTGTGAAGAACCATCAGGTGACTGTTTCAATCCAGAAAGTGTTTAGGGCTAAAAGAATTGCTACAACAAGGATCATTGGAGATTGTAGAGAGCAGTATGGTATCCTAAGGTCTTATTGTGAAGCACTGTTGAGGGCAAATCCAGGTAGCACAATTAAAATAGATTGTGAACCCTGTGCTAACCCTTGTCTTCCTACTAGGCGGCAATTCAAGAGATGTTATGTTTGTTTTGCTTCTATTATGAGAGGGTTCAAGATGTGTGGTAGAGAAATATTGGGACTAGATGGATGTTTTATGAAAGGTCCATTTCCTGGACAGATTCTTACTGCAGTTGGTGTAGAAGGCAACAACGGTATATATCCTGTAGCATATGCTTTAGTGGAGGCTGAAACTTTTAAATCTTGGGAATGGTTTTTGGAATTACTCAAAGATGATCTTGGCTTAGCAGACAGTACCAACTTCACTTTCATCTCAGATAGGCAAAAG GGACTACTGCCTGCATTATCCAAAGTTTTCCCAGACTCTGAACACAGGTTCTGTTTAAGACATATCCACCAGAATCTGAAGAAGGATTGGCCTAGTGATGTGTACAAAAACTTGTTGTATGGAGTAGTATGCAAGACATCAATGCCATATTTTGAAAAGGCAATGGAAGAAATGAAGATTGCAGAGCCTGGTTTCCATGAAAAGCTATCAAATATCCCAGCAAGCAGTTGGTCAAAAGCACACTTTTTAGGTAGGGCCAAATGTGACATATTGTTGAATAATATATGTGAAGTGTTCAATAGGCAGTTGATAGGAGCCAGAGACAAACCTGTAATCACATGTTTAGAGTTCATAAGAGTGTACATGACCAAAAGAATTGTGAATGTAAAGAAGATTCAAGCTAAAGCTCATGGTCCATTAACTCCTCATGctcaagaagtgtttaataagatcAAAGAAGAAGCCTCACAACTAAATGTTTTAATGGTGGATGCAGTACAGTACCAG GTGAATAGCTCAAGATCCCGGTGTGTTGTTAATATGAAGAACAGAACATGCACCTGCAGAAAGTGGGATTTAACTAGCATGCCATGTAAACATGCAGTGGCTGCTATCAATGATATGGCCAGGAATGATATTAGGATAGGGGTGCCAGAAGAATTGGTTGATGAAGTGTATTGGTTATCCACATGGAAGGAGGTTTATGAGAATGTGATTAATCCAATTCCCGGGCCTGAGAATTGGATACCCTCACAATGTCCCACCAAACTTCTGCCTCCCAAACACCATAAGCAGGTTGGGAGACCacaaaagaagagaaagaaatcAGTTGGTGAGGCTGAAGTTGAAGCTCATTTTGATAGTGAGGGAAAAATGACCAAGAAGGGCAATACAACCAAGTGCAGCAAGTGCGGAAATTTGGGACACAACAGTAGGACATGCAAGGGGCAGGGTGGGGAGAATGTTGTACATGCACCAAGTGAGGATCAAGTTGCAGGTGGAGAAAACAAAACCAGGAAGGGCAAGTGTAGCAAGTGTGGAACCTTGGGTCACAACAGTAGGACATGCAAGGGCCAGGGAGGGGAGAATGTTCAAGAATCTCAAACTGCAACACAAGGTGCACCAACTTCGAGTGAAGCTTAG